The genomic window acgtacacacacacgaggcAGTTGATGTAGATGCTGACGACGACGAGGCAGTCGTTGTGGACGTTGACGACACTGACGACGACGCTGACGCAGTCGATGTAGACGCTGACGACGACGAGGCAGTCGATGTGGACGCTGGCGATGATGATGGGGTCAATGTCGACGGTGACGAAGACAACAAGAATGTCGGCGATGGTGTTGCTACAGTAACCAATTCAGTTGGAATTGGTTTAGTTGAATAAACTACACATTTGCAAAATATCAAATAGAAACAAATGAGGCAATCGACTAAATGTCGAACAAAGTCCTACTGGTGGCTTTACTGGTTGATGTCAGCTTTCTCGTAGAATTCTATAGACACGtgttaaaaattaattaattaaaaatcataCCATTTTAGTAAATGTTGAGTCAGCGTAAGTTATTATTTTATCATGATCTTATTTAATCTAGTTATATAGAGAAATATAACATACGAACCTCTACTGTCCATCGAAGATAGAAAGCGTATGAAGTGCCTGCTTTGAGCATTGGAATTTTACTTGTCTTTGCTCCAGTCAAAATCGTTTGGTCTGTTTTATTTGATGGAATGGTGAATGCTGTAATGGTGACCACGCCATCAGTTTTGTTCTTGGGAAGAGGTTTGTCGTAGGACCACACCACTCCAGATTTTAATTCGACAACGATGATCTCAACAGCGCTACACAGAATGCCAATGGTCTATCTCCAACgtaccaaacaacaaactaaacTAACTCGATTGGACCGTTTGTATTGTCAATACCAGGAATAGTGATCAACACCTTCCCTCCATAATCCTTCGTTAGGTTTGACGCAATCGACAGGTTTCTGGGAACTGGAGGTTCTGCATAGATAGAATTGCAATTACTTGAACCAACGTTGAAAACGTCAGTTTtgcaattttatttttaacaAAAATGTTTTTAAAACTTGAAATATTATTAGTATTATAAACCCGAGTAATATATAACTAGCTCTAAATGTTATGTAATTCGTTAATAATTAAGAAGCAAATAGAACTAGTTATTGAAATAGACGACTTGACACAAACTACGAGTACAGTCGATATACATTGCATTCTCATCTAAGTACTATTtcaatatcattaatatttacataaAATACTTGATGAATGTAAGAACATCGCTACCATCCAAGAAGCAATAATATAACAATAACGTTAAATAGTGACATGCCGTCTTTTCatttaataacaaaaataaacaaaaataaataaactgaCACATTTATACTTTATTATGTAGTATCTAATCTTCAATACACTTACGAATACTTTTTATAACTCCAATACGGTAATCTAATTTATTGACAAATTTAGAGTACAATACATGTCTTATATTACAAATCCACTACTATATAATTACAAGAATACACAGTCTCGTGAGGTGGGCTGTTTAGGTACGCGATTATTAGGTAATTATTAATGAGAATGAAACTCgcaaatttaaataatataaaataaaataaaataaataaaataaagcTGATATTTACAACTTACCAGACACATCTGTAGTAAAATTGTTACTATTAGAGTTACTCCAAAGATAGTGAGAAGAATTGGCGGGAATTTCTGTACCAGCTCGCACTTTAGCGGTGTACTTCGTGTAGGGATGAAGACTTGCAATAAAAATCGAATTATCCTGACCGTTTACTTCCAAAATTTTTTTGCTGCGTCTTGCCCTGCTGTTTGTTTCAAGAGAGTGTATTGAAACATCGTATTTAGCAATAATTCCAAATACATCTTTTGGTCTAGACCACGTGACTACGACTGACGACGAGGTAACGTTGGAAGCTCCAACATTTAAAGGAGGTGAAGAAGATGACGCTATAAGATATATCACAAATGTAtaacaaaaatgacaaatgaCCGTACTTCTAACAACGCAACACGTACGTGGTAATGTCTGAAATGTTTTCGGTTTGCTCGTTTTAGTAATCGATTCACCAGTTGTGCTGTTCTCGTAAATAGCTGCCACCCACACATAGTATGTACGAAGGGGCATTAAGGAACGCAAAACCACTGATGAAGAGAGATTTGAAATATCCATCTTTGGTTGATTGATATCTGGCTGAATTGCAGTTTTGTTAGATTCAagaaatattttgtaattCTTTAAGGGTTTGGTAGCATTACAACTTGGTGAAGACCAACTAATTGTAGCATTCGTTGCTCCAGTCTTTTCAATTGTCACATTCCTTGCAGGTTCCGTTGCTAAAACAACTCAAagcattagttaattagttagctaaaatatacaaaaactATAACTATttacaacaaaaaattgaaattgtaGTTTAAACATCGTGTCGACACATAACTAATGATAGCTGTAATTTGAAAGAGAAAATGACTGGTATTGCGTAAGGATTTGGGCTCAACTTGCCGAAATATAGAAACGGGCGCAATCCAACGCCAGATTGAAAGATTGATGAATTCTTCGAGCCGTGCAAATGCTGCAAAAGAAGCGCCGAATTAAAATAGAATACGACCTCAAAGATTCGAGGCGCGCGCTTGTTTGGATCAAACAGTCATCTAATTGTTACACCTAACAATATAAATTCGGTCAGTGTTCAAATCGACCACAGCGGAAATAGGATGTTTGGCGAGTATCAGATGCCTTAATACAGATAAGTGACAACTTAGTTACTAGAAAACGACATCAAGCCGATACGTTATTAATGAGTTTACGCAACGCTTATTTTTTCGCTCTTTTGATAAACCAGTTATAGATGCGTGGCCAAACATTTATCATAACCACTTCTGTATAAACCCCTTTTGAGATTTTGATGTTTTCCATATTAGGGTGCGAAATTCTAAAGTCAATGATTCATGTTTTAGCAATGACGACCAAAGTACACGACATTCGTAACGTAATGTAACGTACCGAAACGTTAAGCAACGAAATGTAACGTAAAGTACTACGTTCGTTCAACGTCGTTATCTAGTTTTACATACACTGACCTTTAGTCGTGTCATTCGCTTGGTTAGCGTACGATTGGTAAAGAAATCACGTGCTGAATTGCTCAAACCTTATTGGTCAAACTTTCCACTCCGTTACGTCATCCTATTTCAACGtacgtatcgtatcgtatcctatcaTAGGTAACGTCACTTTGTTCACAGACGACGCTCGCAACATACCGGACGCTATACGTTGATTCAGCGTATGGCATATGAACTGGCCCTAGAGGGCCGGTTCACAGATCTCATTGACCAAACGTAACGTAATGTAACGTACCGAAGCTTTAAACAGAGACCTTTGCGATTGTATTCTGTTACAATGCTTACCGCTTGCCAATGTCTTGAATGTTGCTACAGTGCTCGTATCACTTTCAAGGAGCTTGCCTTTTTCCTCTTTTGTGGCCTGCACCCACGTCGTGTACCAACTACAGGAATTGAGATTTTCCAATGtaaaattcaaatttttgtcTGCTCCTTTAAGTGTTTTGACAGCTGAGCTAGTGTTGGCCACAGAAAATTGGCCTATCACATAGCTCACAGTATAGTATGCGATTAGGCCATTTGGTGTAGCTGGAGCTGTCCAAACAATTTTAGCAGACGAAGCAGTCAGTGAGCCTTCATCGACTAATACGTCTAGAGGAATGCTAGGCTCTAGTCACAAAAGCAATTGAACAGCAAATTGTTAAAATAGTAAAAAGTACAAGAATATCGTACTTGGTCGGAGAGTAACAAAATCCATCGCGTTACTCATGTTGCTCCTTACGTCATACGAGCTGTCAGAAGCACCGAGTGGCCTAAATACGGCCGCAACTCGGACCTCATATGCGGTGTACGGTGTAAGACCGGTAAGCAAGATTTTAGTAGAGTTCGTTGTATTGAATGGAGTGTTTGTTCCATTGTAGTAGACCATAAATGAAGAAATATTTTTATATCCGTCATTGACATTCACTTGAATTTTAGCGGATTGCGAATCACGAGGTTTCACTTGAACAATTTTTGGAGTAGGCAATGCTGCTTAGTGAAAATGACAATAACGGTTTAGTAGTTTCGCAATTTCACAACAGAGCACTTGTTCTCACCTGCTGCCCGAGTGATCACTACAACAATTTCACTGGAAGAATTGAAACCTTTTGCACAATCTTGATTATAAGTTGCAGTTACGTTCAGAGCGTAAAACGTGTGAGGATGCAGATGAGTAAATGCAAAAGTTTTCTCTGTTGTAGTTCTTATTATGGATTCGGGGGTAAAGTACAATCGGCGTAACCCTGGCCAATACTTGGTAGCTTTACAATCACAGTCAGCTGATGGACACGACATTGAAATATAAATTTTTGATGTTGTAACATTGGTAACATTTGGCCGTTCGCATGGTTGTCCTGTCACAAGTCAGAAACGAGTACACCTCACCATATGCAAATTTAGTGAAAAAAACAACATGAAAAGGAAACTGTTAACTATGTGTAAAGTAGTAATTAGTAGAAACCTTTATTTAATGCTTTTTGCATAAACATTTTGCTAAATATAGTTAAAATAGGATGGAAAATACTAATGTAACAAAATTACataaatttttacaaattAGTAAAGTTAGGCAACATTTAAATAACGTCTGCTTAAATATAAGCAAATTTTCTGTATTCTTAAAGAGTTAGTAATTTATTTGCTAATTTACATATGCGTTGTTGCAACCGTCAGTATTTAAGaatgtaattaaatattagcAGTAAAAATAGTCATGATCGATAAAAAGTTATTGTGATATCCAACTACCTTACTGCGACAATAAAGTTTAAATGGTGTAATATTTTTATAGTTTAAGATCATTAATAAACGGGTTAATTGCAAGTGTTAGTCTATGTACTTTAGAAGCGCTAAGCAGACTGGATACTATTTACTTTGCGTTGCATTCACTCTTCTCGCGAGAGTGTACCACTATCACATGGTCGAGCATGTGAATATACGGGCGTGCGAGAAAAGGACCAGGTTCTGTACTGCACGAGTCTAGCGAAGACTGGCATCCGATCCAGTCGCTTAGTGGCCAGGCCAGGCGACACCGTCAGAAGAGGAGGATTCACTTTGTGTAGAGAGACCGAGGGCGGTGAGAGCAACGCCAGCAAGCTAGGGAACAATACCCCGGTCCATTTTAGCAGATTGGGACGAAGCATATCCAGCGTGTTTAATAGATTGTTGAGGCAGTCCTGCGCTGATGGAACAACTAGTTGTGCCTTGAATTGCGTCAAGAAAGTGGGAAAATTTAGGCTTTTAATAAGGGAATGCTTTTCAGCGATGCAAAACAGATTCCGAGGTAACACACAATGAAGGAGGTACACCTAGTCTATTCTGGCAGACTGTGACTGGTGTGGCGTTGTCGAAATCTTTCAAAGCTTTGAGATCATCAAACGAGGCACGACAGATCGATTTTAGCATCACAAGAGCAATCTTACTGAACCAAAAGAAGAGCTCGACTAACGTTAATATATTTTCGTCGTGTGACTGATTGTCAATACTGGACTTTGAACAAGCATCTTGTCAAAGTGCATGAAATCAAATCACCAGCCTCCCATTGGCGAAATCAAGACAAAATTATGACGCTCATGAGATACCGTTTCCATTTTCCTGACTGAGAAGGAGTGCGTTAAACCGCCTTGGCAAGCTTCTAAGAACTCTTAAGACAGAGCTTGAGCTAGAAGGTCCGACACTGCGAGGTATAACAGATGGTGTTGACCGAAACTGGTTGCATGATTGGGCATTAGTCTGACTGCTGATGCTACATATAAACCATTTCCAGCCTAGCAACA from Corticium candelabrum chromosome 12, ooCorCand1.1, whole genome shotgun sequence includes these protein-coding regions:
- the LOC134187847 gene encoding phosphatidylinositol phosphatase PTPRQ-like isoform X2, translating into MYLFRWCVCLWYLCYIWSSRVSCVRTDNCSPGQPCERPNVTNVTTSKIYISMSCPSADCDCKATKYWPGLRRLYFTPESIIRTTTEKTFAFTHLHPHTFYALNVTATYNQDCAKGFNSSSEIVVVITRAAALPTPKIVQVKPRDSQSAKIQVNVNDGYKNISSFMVYYNGTNTPFNTTNSTKILLTGLTPYTAYEVRVAAVFRPLGASDSSYDVRSNMSNAMDFVTLRPKPSIPLDVLVDEGSLTASSAKIVWTAPATPNGLIAYYTVSYVIGQFSVANTSSAVKTLKGADKNLNFTLENLNSCSWYTTWVQATKEEKGKLLESDTSTVATFKTLASATEPARNVTIEKTGATNATISWSSPSCNATKPLKNYKIFLESNKTAIQPDINQPKMDISNLSSSVVLRSLMPLRTYYVWVAAIYENSTTGESITKTSKPKTFQTLPPSSSSPPLNVGASNVTSSSVVVTWSRPKDVFGIIAKYDVSIHSLETNSRARRSKKILEVNGQDNSIFIASLHPYTKYTAKVRAGTEIPANSSHYLWSNSNSNNFTTDVSEPPVPRNLSIASNLTKDYGGKVLITIPGIDNTNGPIDAVEIIVVELKSGVVWSYDKPLPKNKTDGVVTITAFTIPSNKTDQTILTGAKTSKIPMLKAGTSYAFYLRWTVENSTRKLTSTSKATIYSTKPIPTELVTVATPSPTFLLSSSPSTLTPSSSPASTSTASSSSASTSTASASSSVSSTSTTTASSSSASTSTASCVLRATTSPPARSDEKKNVGLLIAGVGTLSFGAILLVLAVYFFYQRKRLVDVGGENECNTMEIEMDEQEETHRAIEYEAVLVPAYLPDVLTTNPGYAKSSVGNNPAYNVAVINNQDDRQ
- the LOC134187847 gene encoding phosphatidylinositol phosphatase PTPRQ-like isoform X1 — protein: MYLFRWCVCLWYLCYIWSSRVSCVRTDNCSPGQPCERPNVTNVTTSKIYISMSCPSADCDCKATKYWPGLRRLYFTPESIIRTTTEKTFAFTHLHPHTFYALNVTATYNQDCAKGFNSSSEIVVVITRAAAALPTPKIVQVKPRDSQSAKIQVNVNDGYKNISSFMVYYNGTNTPFNTTNSTKILLTGLTPYTAYEVRVAAVFRPLGASDSSYDVRSNMSNAMDFVTLRPKPSIPLDVLVDEGSLTASSAKIVWTAPATPNGLIAYYTVSYVIGQFSVANTSSAVKTLKGADKNLNFTLENLNSCSWYTTWVQATKEEKGKLLESDTSTVATFKTLASATEPARNVTIEKTGATNATISWSSPSCNATKPLKNYKIFLESNKTAIQPDINQPKMDISNLSSSVVLRSLMPLRTYYVWVAAIYENSTTGESITKTSKPKTFQTLPPSSSSPPLNVGASNVTSSSVVVTWSRPKDVFGIIAKYDVSIHSLETNSRARRSKKILEVNGQDNSIFIASLHPYTKYTAKVRAGTEIPANSSHYLWSNSNSNNFTTDVSEPPVPRNLSIASNLTKDYGGKVLITIPGIDNTNGPIDAVEIIVVELKSGVVWSYDKPLPKNKTDGVVTITAFTIPSNKTDQTILTGAKTSKIPMLKAGTSYAFYLRWTVENSTRKLTSTSKATIYSTKPIPTELVTVATPSPTFLLSSSPSTLTPSSSPASTSTASSSSASTSTASASSSVSSTSTTTASSSSASTSTASCVLRATTSPPARSDEKKNVGLLIAGVGTLSFGAILLVLAVYFFYQRKRLVDVGGENECNTMEIEMDEQEETHRAIEYEAVLVPAYLPDVLTTNPGYAKSSVGNNPAYNVAVINNQDDRQ
- the LOC134187847 gene encoding phosphatidylinositol phosphatase PTPRQ-like isoform X3 gives rise to the protein MYLFRWCVCLWYLCYIWSSRVSCVRTDNCSPGQPCERPNVTNVTTSKIYISMSCPSADCDCKATKYWPGLRRLYFTPESIIRTTTEKTFAFTHLHPHTFYALNVTATYNQDCAKGFNSSSEIVVVITRAAAALPTPKIVQVKPRDSQSAKIQVNVNDGYKNISSFMVYYNGTNTPFNTTNSTKILLTGLTPYTAYEVRVAAVFRPLGASDSSYDVRSNMSNAMDFVTLRPKPSIPLDVLVDEGSLTASSAKIVWTAPATPNGLIAYYTVSYVIGQFSVANTSSAVKTLKGADKNLNFTLENLNSCSWYTTWVQATKEEKGKLLESDTSTVATFKTLASATEPARNVTIEKTGATNATISWSSPSCNATKPLKNYKIFLESNKTAIQPDINQPKMDISNLSSSVVLRSLMPLRTYYVWVAAIYENSTTGESITKTSKPKTFQTLPPSSSSPPLNVGASNVTSSSVVVTWSRPKDVFGIIAKYDVSIHSLETNSRARRSKKILEVNGQDNSIFIASLHPYTKYTAKVRAGTEIPANSSHYLWSNSNSNNFTTDVSEPPVPRNLSIASNLTKDYGGKVLITIPGIDNTNGPIDAVEIIVVELKSGVVWSYDKPLPKNKTDGVVTITAFTIPSNKTDQTILTGAKTSKIPMLKAGTSYAFYLRWTVENSTRKLTSTSKATIYSTKPIPTELVTVATPSPTFLLSSSPSTLTPSSSPASTSTASSSSASTSTASASSSVSSTSTTTASSSSASTSTASLRATTSPPARSDEKKNVGLLIAGVGTLSFGAILLVLAVYFFYQRKRLVDVGGENECNTMEIEMDEQEETHRAIEYEAVLVPAYLPDVLTTNPGYAKSSVGNNPAYNVAVINNQDDRQ